One window from the genome of Breoghania sp. L-A4 encodes:
- the cobJ gene encoding precorrin-3B C(17)-methyltransferase, whose product MEPRAHAAILVLNPVALATARRIQAVTGGAIHGLAGRVEGADVTFDDTMAHIRALFVAHTPIIGICAAGILIRALGAALGDKHLDSPVVAVSEDGASIVPLIGGHHGANDLARVLAGALGGHAAITTAGDTVFGVVLDAPPEGYRLANPADAKPVMAALLAGEAARIEGEADWLRQATFAKSADAAIRLVVTDAATPGDEKTLVYHPRHLAVGVGCARGCAASELRDLVMGALEEAGLAAGAVGAVVSLDLKADELAMAELAKALDAPLRVFDAAALERETPRLANPSDVVFAEVGCHGVSEGAALAAVGAGGALVVAKRKSANATVAIARAPQPLDVESIGRARGKLSIVGIGPGKDAWRTPEAGALIAEAESVVGYGLYLDLIAPLIMNTERHVFPLGAEEERVRFALELAGKGRTVALISSGDAGIYAMGALAYELVDRDPGKGGISDAARRVEIVGTPGISALQAAASRIGAPLGHDFCTISLSDLLTPWETIEQRLRAAAVGDFIVAFYNPVSKRRRTQLARARDILLEHRPADTPVVLGVNLGRAEETLRVTTLEALTVDEVDMLTVVLVGSSATRAIQRAGRTPYVYTPRGYAKKLEPALAEGIDE is encoded by the coding sequence ACGGGCTCGCCGGACGCGTCGAAGGCGCCGACGTGACCTTTGACGACACGATGGCGCATATCCGCGCGCTGTTTGTGGCCCACACGCCGATCATCGGCATCTGCGCTGCCGGCATTCTCATCCGTGCGTTGGGCGCGGCGCTCGGCGACAAGCATCTCGACAGCCCGGTGGTCGCGGTCTCCGAGGACGGCGCCAGCATCGTGCCGCTGATCGGCGGCCATCACGGCGCCAACGATCTGGCGCGCGTCCTTGCCGGCGCGCTCGGCGGCCATGCGGCGATCACCACCGCCGGGGACACGGTCTTCGGCGTTGTGCTGGATGCGCCGCCCGAAGGCTACCGGCTGGCAAACCCGGCGGATGCCAAGCCGGTGATGGCGGCGCTGCTGGCGGGCGAGGCGGCGAGGATCGAGGGCGAGGCTGACTGGCTGCGACAGGCGACATTCGCAAAGAGCGCGGACGCCGCGATCCGGCTGGTGGTTACCGATGCGGCCACGCCGGGCGATGAGAAGACGCTGGTCTATCATCCGCGGCATCTCGCGGTGGGCGTGGGCTGCGCGCGCGGCTGCGCGGCCTCCGAACTGCGCGATCTGGTGATGGGCGCGCTGGAGGAGGCCGGGCTTGCGGCCGGCGCCGTGGGCGCCGTCGTCTCGCTGGATCTCAAGGCGGACGAACTGGCGATGGCGGAACTGGCCAAGGCGTTGGATGCGCCGTTGCGGGTCTTCGACGCGGCGGCGCTGGAGCGTGAGACGCCCCGTCTCGCCAACCCCTCCGACGTTGTGTTTGCGGAAGTCGGCTGCCACGGGGTGAGCGAGGGCGCGGCGCTGGCGGCGGTTGGAGCTGGGGGCGCCCTGGTGGTGGCGAAACGCAAGTCGGCCAACGCCACCGTGGCGATCGCGCGCGCGCCCCAGCCGCTCGATGTGGAGAGCATCGGCCGGGCGCGCGGCAAGCTTTCCATCGTCGGCATCGGCCCGGGCAAGGACGCCTGGCGCACACCGGAAGCCGGCGCGCTGATCGCCGAGGCCGAGAGCGTGGTCGGCTACGGGCTGTATCTCGATCTGATCGCGCCGCTGATCATGAACACCGAACGCCATGTGTTCCCGTTGGGCGCGGAAGAGGAACGCGTGCGCTTCGCGCTGGAGCTCGCGGGCAAGGGCCGCACTGTGGCGCTGATCTCCTCGGGCGACGCGGGCATCTACGCCATGGGCGCGCTGGCCTATGAGCTGGTGGACCGCGATCCCGGCAAGGGCGGGATTTCGGATGCGGCCCGGCGGGTGGAGATCGTCGGCACGCCCGGGATCTCGGCGCTGCAGGCCGCAGCCTCGCGCATCGGCGCACCGCTGGGTCACGACTTCTGCACCATCTCGCTGTCGGACCTGCTGACGCCGTGGGAGACCATCGAGCAAAGGCTGAGGGCGGCGGCCGTGGGCGATTTCATCGTCGCCTTCTACAATCCCGTCTCCAAACGCCGTCGCACGCAACTGGCCCGCGCGCGCGACATCCTGCTCGAGCACCGCCCGGCCGACACGCCGGTGGTGCTGGGCGTCAATCTCGGCCGCGCGGAAGAGACGCTGCGGGTGACCACGCTGGAGGCGCTGACGGTGGACGAGGTCGACATGCTGACGGTGGTGCTGGTGGGGTCCTCCGCCACACGCGCGATTCAGCGCGCCGGCCGGACGCCCTATGTCTACACGCCGCGCGGCTACGCGAAGAAACTTGAGCCCGCTCTGGCGGAAGGGATTGACGAATGA
- the cobM gene encoding precorrin-4 C(11)-methyltransferase: protein MTVHFIGAGPGDPDLITVRGLKLIQACPVCLYAGSLVPEAIVQAAPEGARVVDTAPMTLEDIIAEIEAAHAAGHDVARVHSGDPSIYGAIAEQMRRLDALGIPYDVTPGVPAFAAAAAALKLELTIPEVAQTIIVTRTAMKSSSMPEGEDLTTLGKSGATLAIHLSVRNVGEIEKQLTPLYGADCPVIVAYRVGWPDQAFIRGTLADIRKKIRASKITRTALIFVGRALRPDADFRDSALYDADHVHVLRPKKKAS from the coding sequence ATGACGGTACACTTCATCGGCGCGGGACCGGGCGATCCCGATCTCATCACCGTGCGCGGGCTGAAGCTGATCCAGGCCTGCCCGGTGTGCCTCTATGCCGGCTCGCTGGTGCCCGAGGCCATCGTGCAGGCCGCGCCCGAGGGCGCGCGCGTGGTGGATACGGCGCCGATGACGCTCGAGGACATCATCGCGGAGATCGAGGCGGCGCACGCCGCAGGCCACGATGTGGCGCGGGTGCATTCCGGTGATCCGTCGATCTACGGCGCGATCGCCGAGCAGATGCGCCGGCTGGACGCGCTGGGCATTCCCTACGACGTCACCCCGGGCGTGCCGGCGTTTGCCGCCGCCGCAGCAGCCCTGAAGCTGGAACTGACGATCCCGGAAGTGGCGCAGACGATCATCGTCACGCGCACGGCAATGAAGTCGTCCTCCATGCCCGAGGGCGAGGATCTGACGACGCTTGGGAAATCCGGCGCAACATTGGCGATCCACCTGTCGGTGCGCAACGTGGGCGAGATCGAGAAGCAGCTGACGCCGCTCTATGGTGCGGATTGCCCGGTGATCGTTGCCTATCGCGTCGGCTGGCCCGACCAGGCCTTCATCCGCGGCACGCTTGCCGACATCCGCAAGAAGATCCGCGCGTCCAAGATCACCCGCACGGCGCTGATCTTCGTGGGCCGGGCACTGCGGCCGGACGCGGATTTCCGCGACAGCGCGCTCTATGACGCCGACCACGTGCACGTGCTCAGGCCGAAGAAGAAGGCCTCCTGA
- a CDS encoding RcnB family protein, protein MNTRNRLIAALIATTVALGSAAAPAFAAGPDWKRDQDSSRKTFMGQRFEPNKRHDDKRDARHDSRRADERYKKPSWRHKGGRMAGHRHAARVDYRKHHLRQPPKGYHWVKSDDTFVMIAISTGIIASIIAANR, encoded by the coding sequence GTGAACACGCGCAACAGATTGATCGCAGCCCTGATCGCCACCACGGTCGCCCTCGGCTCAGCCGCTGCTCCGGCGTTCGCGGCAGGCCCCGACTGGAAGCGGGACCAGGATTCCTCCAGGAAGACATTCATGGGGCAGCGCTTCGAGCCCAACAAGCGCCATGATGACAAGCGCGACGCCCGGCACGACAGCCGGCGCGCCGACGAACGCTACAAGAAGCCGTCCTGGCGGCACAAAGGCGGCAGGATGGCCGGCCACCGCCATGCCGCCCGGGTCGACTACCGCAAGCATCACCTGCGCCAGCCGCCGAAGGGCTACCACTGGGTGAAGAGCGACGACACCTTCGTGATGATCGCCATTTCCACCGGCATCATCGCGTCGATCATCGCCGCCAACCGGTAG
- a CDS encoding type II toxin-antitoxin system HipA family toxin produces MIPLFYEDMPVAAIETQRGPRLRYDPSWTRRPAAFPISLALPFSDAPYPPERFLPWLANLLPESHLAEIGQQLKLAPQDILGLLEVIGRDTAGALSIGVPRKPGEHFKPVASEAALERIIEELPQKPFLVGTHGVSMSLAGVQDKLPVHVDDHRIAIPIDGTPSTHILKPDAARLAGSVQNEAFCMTLARLCGLDAASVTTGTAGTRSYLLAKRYDRIKAGGETRRIHQEDFCQLLGIYPSRKYERGSALAGPGPGLKDMFGAVEAHVSPGARLALLDGVIFNALIANTDSHAKNYSVLIGAGGSAKLAPLYDLMCAAVYPHVDRMLPQRIGSRTDPADLNREDWEALAQEAGLSPARTLSRIGELAERIETHAEEAEAIVAEMPAGGHPMLPTICFEVRKRSQRIARQAV; encoded by the coding sequence ATGATCCCCCTGTTTTACGAGGACATGCCGGTGGCGGCGATCGAGACGCAGCGCGGGCCGCGGCTGCGCTACGATCCCTCTTGGACGCGGCGTCCCGCGGCTTTCCCCATATCCCTTGCCCTGCCCTTCTCTGACGCCCCTTATCCACCCGAGCGCTTCTTGCCATGGCTCGCCAACCTGCTGCCCGAAAGCCATCTGGCCGAAATCGGCCAGCAGCTCAAGCTGGCGCCACAGGACATCCTCGGTCTGCTCGAGGTGATCGGGCGCGACACCGCCGGGGCGCTCTCCATCGGCGTCCCGCGCAAGCCCGGCGAACATTTTAAGCCGGTCGCCAGCGAGGCCGCGCTTGAACGCATCATCGAGGAGCTGCCGCAAAAGCCCTTTCTCGTCGGTACGCACGGCGTCTCCATGTCGCTCGCCGGCGTGCAGGACAAGCTGCCCGTCCATGTCGACGATCATCGCATCGCCATTCCCATCGATGGCACGCCCTCCACGCATATTCTCAAACCGGATGCCGCGCGGCTTGCCGGCAGCGTGCAGAACGAGGCCTTCTGCATGACGCTTGCGCGGCTGTGCGGGCTGGATGCGGCATCCGTCACGACCGGGACGGCCGGCACGCGCTCCTATCTTCTTGCGAAACGCTACGACCGGATCAAGGCGGGCGGGGAGACCAGGCGCATCCACCAGGAGGACTTCTGCCAGCTCCTGGGCATCTATCCGTCCCGCAAATACGAGCGCGGCAGCGCGCTTGCAGGCCCCGGTCCCGGTCTCAAGGACATGTTCGGCGCGGTGGAGGCGCACGTCTCACCGGGCGCCCGGCTGGCGCTTCTCGACGGTGTGATCTTCAACGCCCTGATCGCCAACACCGATTCGCACGCGAAGAATTATTCCGTTCTCATCGGCGCCGGCGGGAGCGCGAAACTCGCGCCGCTCTACGACCTCATGTGCGCCGCCGTCTATCCCCATGTCGACCGCATGCTGCCACAGCGAATCGGCAGCCGGACCGATCCGGCCGATCTCAACCGTGAAGACTGGGAAGCCCTCGCACAGGAAGCCGGGCTCAGTCCCGCGAGAACACTGTCGCGCATAGGCGAACTGGCTGAGCGCATCGAAACCCATGCGGAAGAGGCCGAGGCCATCGTCGCCGAAATGCCGGCGGGCGGCCACCCCATGCTGCCGACGATTTGCTTCGAGGTCCGCAAACGCAGCCAACGCATCGCGCGCCAGGCGGTGTGA
- a CDS encoding helix-turn-helix domain-containing protein: MTDAFIKTAADLGRLIREARQTRGWTQADLAARCGTGERFIVELENGKPTAQLGKALVAAREVGLKLASHASTPTAASRDPDDALDFLPRFE; this comes from the coding sequence ATGACCGATGCCTTCATCAAGACCGCCGCCGACCTCGGCCGCCTGATCCGCGAGGCGCGGCAGACCCGCGGCTGGACACAGGCCGACCTTGCCGCCCGCTGCGGCACCGGCGAACGGTTCATCGTCGAGCTGGAGAACGGTAAGCCGACCGCCCAGCTCGGCAAGGCGCTGGTGGCCGCGCGCGAGGTCGGACTGAAGCTCGCCAGTCACGCATCCACCCCGACGGCGGCGTCCCGGGACCCCGACGACGCGCTCGACTTCCTGCCGAGGTTCGAGTAG
- a CDS encoding B12-binding domain-containing radical SAM protein — translation MTRDTADSCNVLIVQPRFSVSSFWNYQATCAMMGAKYPAPPLGLITIAAMVPESWTVRLVDWNTQELEDADIDWADLVMTGGMLPQQPSTLAIIDRARDRGVPVIVGGPDATTSTDLYERADFILTGEAEGIFDDFIAAWRAGERSGRFNAEKFKADVTTTPIPRFDLLNFKNYTQICVQFSRGCPFTCEFCDIIEIYGRNPRAKNNDQMLAELQALYELGYRGNVDFVDDNLIGNKKAVKAFLPHLIEWQKQRNYPFAFSTEASLNLADDPALLGMMRDAGFFTVFIGIESPDSDVLVATRKKQNTRRDIAASVHKVYEAGIFVLAGFIVGFDEEKGSVADPISELIEEAAIPVSMAGLLFALPETQLTRRLAAAGRLHPGHENSDGDLGDQCTSGLNFDTLRPRAEILADYRAIIDRIYAPENYMRRVRRVVELLDMSGPNGDLPRGRIVKDVTDFLKIAWHLSVKRPEHRKPFWSLIWHCLRRNPRAINAALVMYALYVHLGPFSRYVVGEIDKQIADVESGVWQRPMLEAAQ, via the coding sequence ATGACCCGCGATACTGCCGACTCCTGCAACGTTCTCATCGTTCAGCCGCGATTTTCGGTCAGCTCGTTCTGGAACTACCAGGCGACCTGCGCCATGATGGGCGCCAAATATCCCGCGCCGCCGCTTGGCCTGATCACCATCGCCGCCATGGTGCCCGAAAGCTGGACCGTCCGGCTTGTCGACTGGAACACCCAGGAGCTCGAGGACGCCGACATCGACTGGGCCGATCTGGTGATGACCGGCGGCATGCTGCCGCAGCAGCCCTCGACGCTGGCGATCATTGACCGCGCCCGCGACCGCGGCGTGCCCGTCATCGTCGGCGGTCCCGACGCGACCACCAGCACCGACCTCTACGAACGGGCGGACTTCATTCTCACCGGCGAAGCGGAAGGGATCTTCGACGATTTCATCGCGGCCTGGCGCGCGGGGGAACGATCCGGGCGCTTCAACGCGGAAAAGTTCAAGGCCGACGTCACCACGACGCCGATCCCGCGCTTCGATCTGCTGAATTTCAAGAATTACACCCAGATCTGCGTCCAGTTCTCCCGCGGCTGCCCCTTCACCTGCGAGTTCTGCGACATCATCGAGATCTACGGCCGCAATCCGCGCGCCAAGAACAACGACCAGATGCTGGCGGAACTGCAGGCGCTTTACGAACTCGGTTATCGCGGCAATGTCGATTTCGTCGACGACAATCTGATCGGCAACAAGAAGGCGGTGAAAGCCTTCCTGCCGCATCTGATCGAATGGCAGAAGCAGCGGAACTATCCCTTCGCCTTCTCCACCGAGGCCTCGCTCAACCTCGCCGACGACCCGGCGCTGCTCGGCATGATGCGCGACGCGGGCTTCTTCACCGTCTTCATCGGCATCGAGAGCCCGGATTCCGATGTCCTGGTGGCGACGCGCAAGAAGCAGAACACCCGGCGCGACATCGCCGCCAGCGTGCACAAGGTCTATGAGGCCGGCATTTTCGTGCTCGCGGGCTTCATCGTCGGCTTCGACGAGGAAAAGGGCAGCGTCGCCGATCCGATCAGCGAGCTGATCGAAGAGGCCGCCATTCCGGTCTCCATGGCGGGTCTGCTGTTCGCCCTGCCGGAAACCCAGCTCACCCGGCGCCTGGCGGCGGCGGGACGGCTGCATCCGGGGCACGAGAATTCCGACGGCGACCTGGGCGATCAATGCACCTCGGGGCTGAATTTCGACACGCTGCGCCCGCGCGCCGAAATCCTGGCTGACTATCGCGCGATCATCGACCGGATCTATGCGCCCGAGAACTACATGCGCCGCGTGCGCCGGGTGGTCGAGCTGCTCGACATGTCGGGTCCCAACGGCGACCTGCCGCGCGGCCGCATCGTCAAGGACGTCACGGATTTCCTGAAAATCGCCTGGCACCTCTCCGTCAAGCGGCCGGAGCACAGAAAGCCGTTCTGGTCGCTGATCTGGCATTGCCTGCGCCGCAACCCGCGCGCCATCAACGCCGCGCTGGTCATGTATGCGCTCTACGTGCATCTCGGCCCGTTCTCACGCTACGTGGTCGGCGAGATCGACAAGCAGATCGCGGATGTGGAATCCGGCGTGTGGCAACGCCCCATGCTGGAAGCCGCGCAGTAA
- a CDS encoding PaaI family thioesterase has product MQAGGETGDAGAGDREHDGALVIECDSAVMRHMGYGARVYAERTEIDLPIADHHRNRRGVLHGGIIAMLLDSALGYACSRHLADDASTGVVTVSLTTNFMKPAAHGTIRATGRVNGGGFKTLFAEGEIIDEAGDIVATATGVFKRVAPAP; this is encoded by the coding sequence ATGCAGGCAGGCGGCGAAACCGGCGATGCGGGAGCAGGCGATCGGGAGCACGATGGCGCGCTGGTGATCGAATGCGATTCCGCCGTCATGCGGCACATGGGGTATGGCGCGCGGGTCTATGCCGAGCGCACGGAAATCGACCTGCCGATCGCGGATCATCACCGCAACAGGCGCGGCGTGCTGCACGGCGGCATCATCGCCATGCTGCTGGATTCCGCGCTCGGCTACGCCTGCTCGCGCCATCTGGCCGACGACGCCAGCACGGGCGTGGTCACCGTCTCGCTGACCACCAATTTCATGAAGCCCGCGGCGCATGGCACCATCCGCGCCACCGGGCGCGTCAACGGCGGCGGCTTCAAGACATTGTTCGCCGAGGGCGAGATCATCGATGAGGCCGGCGATATCGTGGCGACCGCCACCGGCGTGTTCAAGCGCGTGGCGCCCGCGCCGTAA
- a CDS encoding YtoQ family protein: MQDWLIYLSGEIHTDWRERIMDGAKEAGLPVRFAAPVTDHPASDDCGVVTLGEEEKPFWKDHKGAQVNAIRTRTLIEKSDIVVVRFGDKYKQWNAAFDAGYAAALGKPLIINHAPDLTHPLKEVDGAALAVAETPEQVVEVLRYVTTGVLKR; this comes from the coding sequence GTGCAGGACTGGCTGATCTATCTGTCGGGAGAAATCCACACCGACTGGCGCGAACGCATCATGGACGGGGCCAAGGAGGCGGGCCTGCCGGTGCGCTTCGCCGCCCCCGTGACCGACCATCCGGCCAGCGACGACTGCGGCGTCGTGACGCTCGGCGAGGAGGAAAAACCGTTCTGGAAGGACCACAAGGGCGCGCAGGTCAACGCCATCCGCACCCGCACCTTGATCGAGAAATCCGACATCGTGGTGGTGCGCTTCGGTGACAAGTACAAGCAGTGGAACGCCGCGTTCGACGCGGGCTATGCGGCGGCGCTCGGCAAGCCGCTGATCATCAATCACGCACCCGATCTGACCCATCCGCTCAAGGAGGTCGACGGCGCGGCGCTGGCCGTGGCCGAGACACCGGAACAGGTCGTTGAGGTGCTGCGCTATGTCACGACGGGCGTGCTGAAGCGGTAG
- a CDS encoding DUF1902 domain-containing protein — MVQRTFTVKSLWDEEAGVFYCESDIEGLHIEAATLDEFEEILNATAPELIVANHFSEAELAATPLKDLVPTILWQRPDKAPAAA; from the coding sequence ATGGTCCAGCGCACGTTCACCGTGAAATCTCTTTGGGATGAGGAGGCGGGTGTCTTCTATTGCGAAAGCGATATAGAGGGCCTGCATATCGAGGCTGCGACCCTTGATGAATTCGAGGAAATCCTCAATGCGACAGCACCGGAACTGATTGTCGCCAATCATTTCAGCGAGGCGGAGCTCGCCGCCACACCGCTGAAGGATCTGGTGCCCACAATCCTCTGGCAGCGCCCCGACAAGGCGCCCGCGGCGGCCTGA
- the pcaF gene encoding 3-oxoadipyl-CoA thiolase codes for MTDAYICDYVRTPIGRFGGSLSAVRADDLAAVPLKALMERNPSVDFGAVDDVIFGCANQAGEDNRNVARMALLLAGLPLEVTGTTINRLCGSGMDATLAASRMIKAGEADLVIAGGVESMSRAPFVMPKATSAFSRNAEIYDTTIGWRFVNPLMKKQYGVDSMPETGENVAADFNISRTDQDAFAVRSQDKAVAAQANGRLAKEIVPVTIPQRKGDPIVVDTDEHPRAGTTVETLARLGTPFRENGSVTAGNASGVNDGAAALLIASEAAVKKYGLTPIARISGGATAGVAPRIMGFGPAPATKKLMARLGLAITDFDVIELNEAFASQGIAVLRELGVAEDADFVNPNGGAIALGHPLGMSGARIVGTAALELQMRGAKRALSTMCIGVGQGIACAIEAV; via the coding sequence ATGACCGACGCATATATCTGCGACTACGTCCGCACCCCGATCGGCCGCTTCGGCGGCTCCTTGAGCGCCGTGCGCGCGGACGACCTGGCGGCCGTCCCGCTGAAGGCGCTGATGGAACGCAATCCTTCCGTTGACTTCGGCGCCGTGGACGACGTCATCTTCGGTTGCGCCAACCAGGCCGGCGAGGACAACCGCAACGTGGCGCGCATGGCGCTGTTGCTGGCGGGGCTGCCCCTCGAGGTCACCGGCACCACCATCAACCGGCTGTGCGGCTCCGGCATGGACGCGACGCTCGCCGCCTCGCGCATGATCAAAGCGGGCGAGGCGGATCTGGTCATCGCCGGCGGCGTTGAATCCATGTCGCGCGCGCCCTTCGTGATGCCCAAGGCGACCAGCGCCTTTTCGCGCAACGCCGAGATCTACGACACCACCATCGGCTGGCGCTTCGTCAATCCCTTGATGAAGAAGCAGTATGGCGTCGACAGCATGCCGGAGACCGGCGAAAACGTCGCCGCCGACTTCAACATCTCCCGAACGGATCAGGACGCGTTTGCCGTGCGCTCGCAGGACAAGGCCGTCGCCGCTCAGGCCAATGGCCGGCTGGCGAAGGAAATCGTCCCCGTCACCATTCCGCAGCGCAAGGGCGATCCGATCGTCGTCGACACCGACGAGCATCCGCGCGCCGGAACGACCGTCGAGACGCTCGCCAGGCTCGGCACGCCGTTCCGCGAGAACGGTTCCGTGACGGCGGGCAACGCCTCGGGCGTCAACGACGGCGCGGCGGCTCTGCTGATCGCCTCTGAAGCGGCTGTGAAGAAATACGGCCTGACGCCGATCGCGAGGATCTCCGGCGGCGCCACCGCCGGGGTCGCACCCCGCATCATGGGCTTCGGCCCCGCGCCTGCGACGAAGAAGCTGATGGCACGGCTCGGTCTTGCGATCACCGACTTCGACGTCATCGAGCTGAACGAGGCCTTCGCGTCGCAGGGCATCGCCGTGCTGCGCGAGCTCGGCGTGGCCGAGGACGCCGATTTCGTCAATCCCAACGGCGGCGCCATCGCGCTTGGCCATCCGCTCGGCATGTCGGGCGCGCGCATCGTCGGCACCGCGGCGCTGGAACTGCAGATGCGCGGCGCCAAACGCGCGCTCTCGACCATGTGCATCGGCGTCGGCCAGGGCATCGCCTGCGCGATTGAAGCCGTCTGA
- a CDS encoding CoA-transferase subunit beta — translation MDYTSTEMMTVAAARALGNDDVCFVGIGLPSAACNLARLTHAPDITLIYESGTIATKPEVLPLSIGDGELCETALTTVSVPEMFRYWLQGGRISIGFLGGAQIDKHGNINSTVIGPYDDPKVRLPGGGGAPEIATSAEQIFVVMKQGPRGFVDKLSFRTSLGHGEGYDDRQKKGVTTKGPGLIVTDLCIMKPDPVSKEFKVVSIHPGITREQIVAATGWPIQFADTVEETVVPTSVELEALRALNARTAAAHGDQA, via the coding sequence ATGGACTACACGTCAACCGAAATGATGACCGTCGCCGCCGCCCGCGCGCTCGGCAATGACGACGTCTGCTTCGTCGGCATCGGCCTGCCGTCGGCCGCCTGCAACCTGGCGCGGCTCACCCACGCGCCGGACATCACGCTCATCTATGAATCGGGCACCATCGCCACCAAACCCGAAGTCCTGCCGCTGTCGATCGGCGACGGCGAGCTGTGCGAGACCGCGCTGACCACCGTCTCCGTGCCGGAGATGTTCCGCTACTGGCTGCAGGGCGGCCGTATTTCCATCGGCTTTCTCGGCGGCGCGCAGATCGACAAGCACGGCAACATCAACTCCACCGTCATCGGCCCGTACGACGACCCGAAGGTCCGCCTTCCGGGCGGCGGCGGCGCGCCGGAGATCGCCACCTCGGCGGAACAGATCTTCGTGGTCATGAAGCAGGGCCCGCGCGGCTTCGTCGACAAGCTGTCGTTCCGCACCTCGCTCGGTCACGGCGAAGGCTATGACGACCGCCAGAAGAAGGGCGTCACCACCAAGGGCCCGGGCCTGATCGTCACCGACCTGTGCATCATGAAGCCGGACCCGGTGAGCAAGGAATTCAAGGTCGTCTCCATCCACCCCGGCATCACCCGCGAGCAGATCGTGGCGGCCACCGGCTGGCCGATCCAGTTCGCCGACACGGTGGAGGAGACCGTGGTGCCGACGTCCGTGGAGCTCGAGGCTCTGCGCGCGCTCAATGCCCGCACCGCCGCCGCGCACGGCGATCAGGCGTAG
- a CDS encoding CoA transferase subunit A, which yields MARIMTLKEAVADLVRDGDTVAMEGFTHLIPYAAGHEVIRQKRTGLTIIRMTPDILYDQLIGMGCVDKIVFSWGGNPGVGSLHRMRDAVEKQWPKPLAIEEHSHAAMANAYEAGASGLPCAIFRGYRGVDLVDVNPNIKSITCPFTGETLAAVPSIRPDVTIIHANKADRAGNVLIEGIVGVQKEAVLAAKRSIVTVEEIVDELNPPSPNSTVLPGWTVSAVVAVPGGAHPSYVHGAYERDNAFYKRWDDIARERDSFQEWMRANVLEKGPEAYAVYATKKA from the coding sequence ATGGCACGGATCATGACGCTGAAGGAGGCCGTCGCGGACTTGGTGCGCGATGGCGACACAGTGGCGATGGAGGGGTTCACCCACCTCATTCCCTACGCCGCCGGGCACGAAGTCATCCGCCAGAAACGCACCGGGCTGACCATCATCCGCATGACGCCGGACATTCTCTACGACCAGCTGATCGGCATGGGCTGCGTCGACAAGATCGTGTTCTCCTGGGGCGGCAACCCGGGCGTCGGCTCGCTGCACCGCATGCGCGACGCGGTGGAAAAGCAGTGGCCCAAGCCGCTGGCCATCGAGGAGCACAGCCACGCCGCCATGGCCAACGCCTATGAAGCCGGCGCGAGCGGCCTGCCTTGTGCGATTTTCCGCGGCTATCGCGGCGTCGATCTGGTGGACGTCAATCCCAACATCAAGTCGATCACCTGCCCCTTCACCGGCGAGACGCTGGCCGCCGTACCCTCGATCCGGCCCGATGTCACGATCATCCACGCCAACAAGGCGGACCGCGCCGGCAACGTGCTGATCGAAGGCATCGTCGGCGTGCAGAAGGAGGCGGTGCTGGCCGCCAAGCGCTCCATCGTCACCGTCGAGGAGATCGTCGACGAGCTGAACCCGCCGTCGCCGAATTCCACGGTGCTTCCGGGCTGGACGGTCTCCGCCGTCGTCGCCGTTCCCGGCGGCGCGCACCCCTCCTACGTGCACGGCGCCTATGAGCGCGACAATGCCTTTTACAAGCGCTGGGACGACATCGCCCGCGAACGCGACAGCTTCCAGGAATGGATGCGCGCCAACGTGCTCGAGAAGGGCCCCGAGGCCTATGCCGTCTATGCGACAAAGAAAGCGTGA